One region of Macrobrachium rosenbergii isolate ZJJX-2024 chromosome 20, ASM4041242v1, whole genome shotgun sequence genomic DNA includes:
- the LOC136848981 gene encoding keratinocyte proline-rich protein-like, with product MLTTTTSPGTIPPTPTSTPERDPLSPGTSSQPAPAPAPMTQQQLHQEQPTPAPAPSLQLQLQLQLQHQLQLQHQLQHQPQLQLQLQYQHQLQLQLQHQHQPWPQPQPQLQHQLQPQPQLQHQHQLQLQPQLQHQPAPAPAPAPASAPASTSSSSSTSSSSSSSTSSSTSTSSSSSPSSSTSSSSSSSSSSSTSTSCSTSSSPSQSSSPSPSPSPIPSQAPVPMPAPAPAPAPAPAPGPGPVCSTSSSSSPSSSSSTSTSSSCSTSSSSSPSSSTTSAPAPAPAPAPNPAVVPAPAPAPAPAVVPAPAPAPAPAPASAVAPAPAPVPAPVPAPAPAPAPAPAPVPAPAPTPAPAPAPAPAPTPAPAPVPAPEPAPSPEPAPAPSPAPAPAPVPAPAPAPAPAPAPPPAVAPAPAPASAPAPAPTPAPAPAPAPAPEPAPTPAPAPAPAPAPAPAPAPAPAPAPAPAPPPAVAPAPAPSPAPAPAPAPASAPAPAPAPVPAPAPAPAPAPAPAQRQLQPQRQPQPLLQDQRQLQLQLQRQLQLQLQCQLQLQHQHQLQLQLQLQHQRQLQLQLSSSASPSPSSSTSSSITTTSPETSTQTPQPGSTRNRPASATTCLQILGREPSQYLQERIENRILIEREAGVHKKIQNKEDNEREVWGQNKMEDKKEIEREIWRQNKMEDKKEIEREV from the exons ATgttaacaacaacaacttcaccaggaacaaTCCCGCCGACACCCACCTCCACCCCCGAACGAGATCCCCTCTCACCAGGAACCAGCTCACAACCAGCTCCAGCTCCAGCACCAATGACACAACAGCAACTTCACCAGGAACAACCAACTCCAGCACCAGCCCCATCCctccagctccagctccagctccagctccagcACCAGCTCCAGCTCCAGCACCAACTCCAGCACCAGCCccagctccagctccagctcCAGTACCAGCAccagctccagctccagctccagcACCAGCACCAGCCCTGGCCCCAGCCCCAGCCCCAGCTCCAGCACCAGCTTCAGCCCCAGCCCCAGCTCCAGCACCAGCACCAGCTCCAGCTCCAGCCCCAGCTCCAGCACCAGCCAGCTCCAGCCCCAGCACCAGCTCCAGCCTCAGCACCAGCCAGCACCAGCTCCAGCTCCAGCACCAGCTCCAGCTCCAGTTCCAGCACCAGCTCCAGCACCAGCACCAGCTCCAGCTCCAGCCCCAGTTCCAGCAccagctccagctccagctccagctccagctccagcACCAGCACCAGCTGTAGCACCAGCTCCAGCCCCAGCCAAAGCTCCAGCCCCAGCCCCAGCCCCAGCCCCATCCCCAGCCAAGCTCCAGTGCCAATGccagctccagctccagctccagcACCAGCTCCAGCTCCAGGTCCAGgtccagt ctGCAGCACCAGCTCCAGCTCCAGCCCCAGCTCCAGTTCCAGCACCAGCACCAGCAGCAGCTGTAGCACCAGCTCCAGCTCCAGCCCCAGCTCCAGCACCA CTTCAGCTCCAGCAccagctccagctccagctcCAAATCCAGCTGTAGTGCCAGCTCCAGCACCAGCTCCAGCTCCAGCTGTAGTGccagctccagctccagctccagcACCAGCGCCAGCATCAGCTGTAGCACCAGCTCCAGCTCCAGTACCAGCGCCAGTGCCAGCTCCAGCACCAGCTCCAGCTCCAGCACCAGCTCCAGTTCCAGCTCCAGCACCAACAccagctccagctccagctccagctccagcACCAACACCAGCTCCAGCACCAGTTCCAGCTCCAGAACCAGCCCCATCCCCAGAACCAGCTCCAGCCCCATCCCCAGCCCCAGCTCCAGCCCCAGTGCCAGCCCCAGCTCCAGCCCCAGCTCCAGCCCCTGCTCCACCTCCAGCTGTAGCACCAGCCCCAGCGCCAGCTTCAGCTCCAGCTCCAGCACCAACACCAGCTCCAGCACCAGCTCCAGCTCCAGCCCCAGAACCAGCTCCAACCCCAGCCCCAGCCCCAGCCCCAGCTCCAGCCCCAGCGCCAGCACCAGCCCCAGCACCAGCCCCAGCTCCAGCCCCAGCTCCACCTCCAGCTGTAGCACCAGCCCCAGCGCCATCCCCAGCTCCAGCCCCAGCCCCGGCGCCAGCATCAGCTCCAGCGCCAGCTCCAGCTCCAGTtccagctccagctccagctccagctccagctccagctccagcCCAGCGCCAGCTCCAGCCCCAGCGCCAGCCCCAGCCCCTGCTCCAGGACCAGCGccagctccagctccagctccagcGCCAACTCCAGCTCCAGCTCCAGTGCCAGCTCCAGCTCCAGCACCAGCAccagctccagctccagctccagctccagcACCAGCGccagctccagctccagctcAGCTCCAGTGCCAGCCCCAGTCCCAGCTCCAGCACCAGCTCCAGCATAACGACCACTTCACCAGAAACAAGCACTCAGACACCACAACCTGGATCCACCCGTAACAGACCAGCCTCTGCAACTACATGCCTCCAGATACTAGGACGAGAACCCTCGCAGTACCTGCAA gaaagGATAGAGAATAGAATATTAATTGAAAGAGAAGCTGGAGTACATAAGAAGATACAGAATAAAGAGGATAATGAAAGAGAAGTTTGGGGACAGAATAAGAtggaggataaaaaggaaattgaaagagaaatttgGAGACAGAATAAGAtggaggataaaaaggaaattgaaagagaagtttga